Proteins from a genomic interval of Heteronotia binoei isolate CCM8104 ecotype False Entrance Well chromosome 5, APGP_CSIRO_Hbin_v1, whole genome shotgun sequence:
- the GPR27 gene encoding probable G-protein coupled receptor 27: protein MANASELGSSSSPHQPNPGGLLSASGLKLATLGLILCVSLAGNVLFAWLILKDRHLHRAPYYLLLDLCLADGLRSLACFPFVMLSVHSGAGSWPHGPLSCKVLAFLAVLFCFHAAFLLFCVGVTRYMAIAHHRFYAKRMTGWTCLAVVCMVWTLSMAMAFPPVFDVGTYKFIREEEQCIFEHRYVKANDTLGFMLMLATVIAATHLVYVKLLFFIHSHRKMKPAQLVPAISQNWTFHGPGATGQAAANWTAGFGRGPTPPTLVGIRQNTTHSQIKRLLVLEEFKTEKRICKMFYMITLLFLLLWSPYIVACYLRVFIKASAIPQVYLTTSVWMTFAQAGVNPILCFIFNKELRVCFRAHFVCCQSIQNTQGTILCDLKNFGM from the coding sequence ATGGCGAACGCCAGCGAgctgggaagcagcagcagcccacaCCAGCCTAACCCGGGAGGCCTCCTCAGCGCCTCTGGCCTCAAGCTGGCCACCTTGGGCCTCATCCTCTGTGTCAGCCTGGCGGGCAACGTGTTGTTTGCTTGGCTCATTCTGAAGGATCGCCACCTCCACCGGGCCCCCTACTACTTGCTCCTGGACCTCTGTCTGGCAGACGGCTTGCGCTCCTTGGCTTGCTTCCCCTTCGTCATGCTCTCTGTGCACAGTGGGGCAGGCTCCTGGCCTCACGGCCCGCTCAGCTGCAAGGTGCTGGCTTTCCTGGCCGTGCTCTTCTGCTTCCACGCTGCCTTTCTGCTCTTTTGCGTGGGTGTGACCCGCTACATGGCCATTGCGCACCACCGCTTCTATGCCAAGCGCATGACAGGCTGGACCTGCCTGGCTGTGGTGTGTATGGTGTGGACTCTCTCCATGGCCATGGCCTTTCCTCCTGTCTTTGACGTGGGCACCTACAAGTTCATCCGGGAGGAAGAACAATGCATCTTTGAGCACCGCTATGTCAAGGCCAATGATACCCTGGGGTTCATGCTCATGCTTGCCACTGTCATTGCTGCCACCCACCTGGTCTATGTCAAGCTCCTGTTTTTCATCCACAGCCATCGCAAAATGAAACCTGCTCAGTTGGTGCCAGCCATCAGCCAGAACTGGACTTTCCATGGGCCTGGGGCCACTGGTCAAGCAGCTGCAAACTGGACGGCTGGCTTTGGCCGGGGTCCTACCCCTCCTACCTTGGTGGGCATCAGACAGAACACCACCCATAGCCAGATCAAGAGGCTGCTGGTCCTGGAGGAGTTCAAAACGGAGAAGAGGATCTGTAAGATGTTCTACATGATCACTCTTCTGTTTCTGCTGCTCTGGTCCCCTTACATTGTGGCATGTTACCTGCGTGTCTTCATCAAGGCAAGCGCCATCCCCCAAGTCTATCTGACCACCTCTGTATGGATGACCTTTGCTCAAGCAGGGGTCAACCCCATTCTGTGCTTCATTTTCAACAAAGAGCTCAGAGTCTGTTTCAGAGCTCATTTTGTCTGCTGCCAAAGCATACAGAACACCCAAGGCACCATTCTGTGTGATCTGAAGAATTTTGGGATGTAG